GTCCAGTAACTGGTGGGAGCagcagtttgtttttaaaattattttgtttttggctgtgctgagtctttgttgctgtgtgtgggctttctctagttgcggataGTGGGGattactcttcattgcagtgcgtgagtttctcattgcagtggctttctCATTGGGTTTCTCTCTTgtgcagcatgggctctaggcatgtgggcttccgtGGGTGTGGcttgtgagctcagtagttgtggcacacaggcttagttgcatcacagcatgtggaatcttcccggaccaggaatcgaacgcatgtcccctgcattggcaagcaggttcttaaccactggacctccagggacgtCCAGGAGCAACATCTGTTAACTCAGTTCTGCCCCCTCTGTCCTCACCCCACTTTGCCTGGAAGCTGCTGGTGATGCACAGCTCTCCTCTCCCACTCCTTCTACAATGTCTGGTGGTTTCTGGTGCACCCTCTGTGCCGCAGGACCAACCAGACCTGGGGAGAGCTGCCAATAGCCAGGGGAAGAGGTGGACAGATGGTAATGAAGGTCTGACATAGGGGGAACAGAGAGCCATCAGGGAGACACTTGAATTGTACGGAGGGGTAAACAGGACTAAGGCCAACCTCCAGGTCTGCAAACTCTTTCAACCACCCTGATATAGCTAGCGAATTCTCACTCCCAGGTCCTAAGTGCTGAGTTTTCTCATAGGGAATATTGTTAGAACAGGGCTGTTTGAGTGGCAGCCTTGTGTGTGGCCCTTGATGGTATATGAACTATGACAATTATGATTATCCTGTCCTGTAGTCTTGGTAATTCCAGGGAACTCACAGACCTGAGATTCTCAGCAGAACGTAGGCAGGGCAGGGTCAAATGTCCACATTTAATACATTGAAAGCTGGAGAGGGAGACAATTTGTCTGAAGCTCACAGCAAGTCTGAGACTTGGATGGCAAGAGGATCTCCCTGGGTGCATTCACATGCATATCTCCATCCTCCTAAGAACTGGAGGCTCAGAGATGGGGAGCAAGTTACCCAAGATCACACTGGTGCTGGCAGAATGGGGGAGGGTATGAGGTACAGTTCTGATTCAGCAGGGTGCTGTCCCTGCAGCTGGTCAAGACTGCCTACCTGGACCCCTCCCGGAACTACCTTGCTGGCTTCCACCCCCACGGGGTTCTGGCCACCGGAGCTTTTACCAACCTGTGCACGGAGAGCACCGGGTTTTCCTCACTGTTCCCTGGCATCCGCCCACATCTGATGATGCTGAACTTGTGGTTCTGGACTCCTTTCTTCAGGGATTACATCATGTCAGGGGGTGAGTTTTCCCAACCCTGGGTAACCCAGTTGGGTGAGGGCTGCAGGCATGGAGGAGGGATTTTACAGAGGGCTGTCAACAGTTCTGTACTTCTTCCAAGTGAATGTGTAGTGGAGAAGGAAGCTAGATTCAAGGAAGCACTTCCCACAGCTCTGTGCTCGGTGATCCACTCAGTTGGGAAGACCTGAAGGGCTCAGTCCCAGTCCTCAGGGAATTCACAGTTGGGAATTGGAGTGGAGCCCAGCCCACATCTCTGCACATGGTCCCTGCCCCTTCACCCCATACCTAACCACCTTTCTCTCTCCCCAGGGCTGGTCCCAGTAGACAAGGAGAGTGCTGCTCACATTCTGAGCAGGGAAGGAGGTGGCAACCTCATGGCCGTCATTGTTGGGGGCGTCCAGGAGGCACTGGATGCCAGGCCTGGAGGCTACAAGCTGGTGCTGCGGAACCGCAAGGGCTTCATCAGGCTTGCCCTGATGCATGGGTATTGGGAAGAGGGCTCTGGGTTCAACTGAAGATTGGCAAGGATTGTGTTTTGGTAGGAAGACAGCACAGATGAATCCATTGACAGTGAAGATTCTGTGTTGGTGATCGATGTACTGTCTCATTCCCAAATAGCCAGAGAAGATTCTAGAAGGGAGATTTGGTGATTAAAGGGAATAGGGTCAAGGGTCATATTACTGAAAACTTGCATTACATCTGAGTCTAGGGCATTTGGGAGAATGTTGTTTGGGGCACAGCTTAGAGCTGTTCTCTTACCTTGAAGTATCTGTGAAGAATACAAGCTAACTGGGGAAGAAGAAATTTTTCCAGAAAGTTTGCATGTTTT
This portion of the Bos taurus isolate L1 Dominette 01449 registration number 42190680 breed Hereford chromosome 15, ARS-UCD2.0, whole genome shotgun sequence genome encodes:
- the LOC407226 gene encoding monoacylglycerol O-acyltransferase 2 (The RefSeq protein has 20 substitutions compared to this genomic sequence), whose protein sequence is MVKFAPLSVPWERRLQTFVVXQWIFSFTVLGVVCYVVFIGLQFTRFWIFSILYAIWWYVDRAKPWQGGRQSDVLRQWVIWRYMKDYFPISLVKTAYLDPSRNYLAGFHPHGVLATGAFTNLCTESTGFSSLFPGIRPHLMMLNLWFWTPFFRDYIMSGGLVPVDKESAAHILSREGGGNLMAVIVGGVQEALDARPGGYKLVLRNRKGFIRLALMHGYWEEGSGFN